In the Deinococcus ficus genome, one interval contains:
- a CDS encoding ABC transporter permease — protein sequence MTATSRPLDRILGIARKELLHVRRDAVLPRLIVLLPVVMLLLFGYALNTNVKDIRLGVVDLARDRVSDRILRNYAAEDRFELRPYPTREAALEAARAGTVRAILEIPAGALAAARAQQPVPYTVFVDGSDPTFAAQVRAASAAATQDSLAALGAVRAATGTLSVPVRPTLETLYNPDNRSAVYMVPGLSGLILTLICVMLTALAIVRERETGTIEALIATPVRPHEVILGKLLPYFAFGALDAALVLTIGHWLFGVPLAGSVGLLTLAALLFVLGNLGLGILISTVAGTQPQAMFATIAIIVPSIFLSGFLLPLEGLNRFFAGLSYGVPLRYYLQAVRGIMLRGTDAHQLQLPLTGLAVFAIITLTLASLRFRKTL from the coding sequence ATGACCGCCACCTCCCGCCCGCTGGACCGCATTCTGGGCATCGCCCGCAAGGAGCTCCTGCACGTCCGCCGGGACGCGGTGCTGCCGCGGCTGATCGTGCTGCTGCCGGTGGTGATGCTGCTGCTGTTCGGGTACGCGCTGAACACCAACGTGAAGGACATCCGCCTGGGCGTCGTGGACCTTGCCCGCGACCGGGTCAGCGACCGCATCCTGCGCAACTACGCCGCCGAGGACCGCTTCGAGCTGCGCCCCTACCCCACCCGCGAGGCGGCGCTGGAGGCCGCCCGGGCCGGCACGGTCCGCGCCATCCTGGAGATCCCGGCCGGAGCCCTGGCGGCCGCCCGCGCGCAGCAGCCCGTGCCCTACACGGTGTTCGTGGACGGCTCGGACCCCACCTTCGCCGCGCAGGTCCGCGCCGCGTCGGCCGCCGCCACGCAGGACAGCCTGGCCGCCCTGGGCGCCGTGCGGGCCGCCACCGGCACGCTGTCCGTGCCCGTCCGGCCCACCCTGGAAACGCTGTACAACCCCGACAACCGCAGCGCCGTGTACATGGTCCCGGGCCTGTCCGGCCTGATCCTCACCTTGATCTGCGTGATGCTCACCGCCCTGGCGATCGTGCGGGAACGCGAGACCGGCACCATCGAGGCCCTGATCGCCACGCCGGTCCGGCCGCACGAGGTGATCCTGGGCAAGCTGCTGCCGTACTTCGCGTTCGGGGCGCTGGACGCCGCGCTGGTCCTCACCATCGGGCACTGGCTCTTCGGCGTGCCGCTGGCCGGCAGCGTGGGCCTGCTCACCCTGGCGGCGCTGCTGTTCGTGCTGGGCAACCTGGGCCTGGGCATCCTGATCTCCACGGTGGCCGGCACGCAGCCGCAGGCGATGTTCGCCACCATCGCCATCATCGTGCCCAGCATCTTCCTGAGCGGCTTCCTGCTGCCGCTGGAGGGCCTCAACCGCTTCTTCGCGGGCCTGTCGTACGGCGTGCCGCTGCGCTACTACCTGCAGGCCGTGCGGGGCATCATGCTGCGCGGCACCGACGCCCACCAGCTTCAGCTGCCCCTGACCGGACTGGCGGTATTCGCCATCATCACCCTCACGCTCGCCAGCCTGCGCTTCCGCAAGACGCTGTGA
- a CDS encoding ABC transporter ATP-binding protein has translation MTPEPAIETWDLSKRYGPVQVVAPLSLTVPPGIVFGYLGPNGAGKTTTLRMLSGVLTPTGGTGRVAGAPLTDPDGVKARIGYANQAASVYTDLTVEENLRFKAALYLPPRAVPAAVDRTLDRLGLIPWRGHLARALSAGWRQRLSIGTAIVHGPQVLFLDEPTAGLDPVARRGLWDAIYALTGEGTTVFVTTHYMDEAERCQQVALIASGRILAQGPPEQLRAGLPGVRYALRALNLNAALHAARATPGVQGAWIIGDEVRVTAADPGPETALAALGDLRRVPASLEDVFVAYASAAKVSA, from the coding sequence ATGACGCCCGAGCCCGCCATCGAAACCTGGGACCTCAGCAAACGCTACGGGCCGGTGCAGGTCGTCGCGCCGCTCAGCCTCACGGTGCCGCCCGGCATCGTGTTCGGGTACCTGGGCCCGAACGGGGCGGGGAAGACCACCACGCTGCGCATGCTCAGCGGCGTGCTCACGCCCACCGGCGGCACCGGGCGGGTGGCCGGCGCGCCCCTCACCGACCCGGACGGCGTGAAGGCCCGCATCGGGTACGCGAACCAGGCCGCCAGCGTGTACACGGACCTGACCGTGGAGGAGAACCTGCGCTTCAAGGCGGCGCTGTACCTGCCGCCCCGGGCGGTGCCCGCCGCGGTGGACCGCACCCTGGACCGCCTGGGGCTCATTCCGTGGAGGGGGCATCTGGCCCGGGCCCTGTCGGCCGGGTGGCGGCAGCGGCTGAGCATCGGCACGGCCATCGTGCACGGCCCGCAGGTGCTGTTCCTGGACGAACCCACCGCGGGCCTGGACCCGGTCGCCCGGCGGGGCCTGTGGGACGCCATCTACGCCCTGACGGGGGAGGGCACGACCGTGTTCGTGACCACGCACTACATGGACGAGGCCGAACGCTGCCAGCAGGTCGCGCTGATCGCGTCGGGGCGCATCCTGGCGCAGGGCCCGCCCGAACAGCTGCGCGCGGGCCTGCCCGGCGTGCGCTACGCGCTGCGGGCCCTGAACCTGAACGCCGCGCTCCACGCCGCACGGGCCACACCGGGGGTGCAGGGCGCCTGGATCATTGGGGACGAGGTGCGCGTCACCGCCGCCGACCCCGGCCCGGAAACGGCCCTGGCCGCCCTGGGGGACCTGCGGCGCGTGCCGGCCAGCCTGGAGGACGTGTTCGTGGCGTACGCCAGCGCAGCGAAGGTGAGCGCATGA
- a CDS encoding TetR/AcrR family transcriptional regulator: MTTPGGPPDDPLLTAALQVLAERGLKGATTRAIAERAGVNEVTLFRRHGTKLALLRAAVLSRTTVLAGRGVHYTGNLEADLIHLTREYGEALHTVGPVIRVLVTEFPRHPELQGVLDGPRELFAQVAALLGRYQQEGQLRPEPLGSLLPALIGPLVLPHLMPDLFRTLLPLSPGTPPDPEAHVRAFLHGRATHPEETP; the protein is encoded by the coding sequence ATGACGACCCCCGGTGGTCCGCCCGACGACCCGCTTCTGACGGCCGCGCTGCAGGTGCTGGCCGAACGCGGCCTGAAGGGCGCCACCACCCGTGCCATCGCCGAGCGCGCCGGCGTGAACGAGGTCACGCTGTTCCGCCGCCACGGCACCAAGCTGGCGCTCCTGCGCGCCGCCGTCCTGAGCCGCACCACCGTCCTGGCGGGGCGCGGCGTGCACTACACCGGGAACCTGGAAGCGGACCTGATCCACCTCACCCGCGAGTACGGGGAGGCGCTGCACACGGTCGGGCCGGTGATCCGGGTGCTGGTCACCGAATTTCCCCGGCATCCGGAACTGCAGGGCGTGCTGGACGGCCCCCGGGAGCTGTTCGCGCAGGTCGCGGCGCTGCTGGGCCGCTACCAGCAGGAAGGCCAGCTGCGCCCCGAGCCGCTGGGGTCCCTGCTGCCCGCCCTGATCGGCCCGCTGGTGCTGCCGCACCTGATGCCCGACCTGTTCCGCACGCTGCTGCCCCTGTCGCCGGGCACGCCGCCCGACCCGGAAGCCCACGTCCGCGCCTTCCTGCACGGCCGCGCCACCCACCCGGAGGAGACCCCATGA